CGGTAGACACAGGTTCGTCGTCGTGTAAACGTCAATAATCCATCTACTAGTAGCTTGTTAAGTTTCGAGATGCATGGCAATGGAATGACGCGGGAGTATGCATGAGCACGTTTGCAGATTCATGGCAGCAGGTTGGGCTGCTGCTGGTGACGGGGTTCAACTGCGCCTACGTGCTCAGCTTCTCCAACCTGATGATGGTGCCGCTGGGGTGGGGGTGGGGCGCCGCCTGCCTGctgctcctcgccgccgccgcctggtACGCCAACTGGCTCCTCGCCGGCCTCCACGTCGTCGACGGCCAGAGGTTCATCCGCTACAGGGACCTCATGGGCTTCGTCTTCGGTACGCTAGCTATCGTTCTAGCCAgagtttcttttttcttttcgaAAAAGCGTTCTAGCTAGGCTGACTCAATGACTTAATAAGAGCTTCGTGACTAATCATAACGGAGAAGAGAACGAAATGCATCCGGCACGTCCTCACTGATTACGCTCTGCTTGCTGTGCGTGTGAAGGGAGGAAAATGTACTACCTCACCTGGTTCCTGCAGTTCACCACCCTGCTCCTGGGAAGCATGGGCTTCATTCTGCTCGGCGGAAGAGCACTCAAGGTACGTATAATTACGGAGCCATCACTACTCTGTAGTAGTAACATTTTCCATAGACACACAACAATATTACTGCTCCAAATTGGTTGATTAATTAGTTGATCATGAGTCAAAATAGCATTAGCGCGAGCAACTTGCACGATTAACTTAACTAACCAAAgtcaacgtgcgtgcgtgcgtgcgttgCTTTCCACCCGCATGCAGGCGATCAGCGCGGAGTTCACCCAGACGCCTCCGCGGCTGCAGTGGTTCATCGCCGCGACGGGGTTCGTCTACTTCGCCTTCGCCTACTTCGTGCCCACCATCTCCGCCATGAGGAACTGGCTGGCCACCTCCGCCGCGCTCACCGTCACCTTCGACGTGGCGCTGCTGGCCGTCCTCGTCAGAGACGGCCGGTCGAACGATCGGAGCGGGAGGGACTACAGCATCCACGGGACGGGGGCGGAGAAGGCGTTCAACGCGCTGGGGGCCGTGGCGGCGATCCTGGTGTGCAACACCTCGGGCCTGCTCCCGGAGATCCAGTCGACGCTGCGTAAGCCGGCGGTGGGCAACATGCGGCGGGCGCTGGCGCTGCAGTACACGGTGGGCGCCGCGGGGTACTACGGGAT
The Aegilops tauschii subsp. strangulata cultivar AL8/78 chromosome 3, Aet v6.0, whole genome shotgun sequence genome window above contains:
- the LOC109774196 gene encoding probable proline transporter 2 translates to MASSSLDTEAGAGAQHKAGGDGSGYTTAATAHAVDTDSWQQVGLLLVTGFNCAYVLSFSNLMMVPLGWGWGAACLLLLAAAAWYANWLLAGLHVVDGQRFIRYRDLMGFVFGRKMYYLTWFLQFTTLLLGSMGFILLGGRALKAISAEFTQTPPRLQWFIAATGFVYFAFAYFVPTISAMRNWLATSAALTVTFDVALLAVLVRDGRSNDRSGRDYSIHGTGAEKAFNALGAVAAILVCNTSGLLPEIQSTLRKPAVGNMRRALALQYTVGAAGYYGISVAGYWAYGAAASEYLPNQLSGPRWASVLINATAFLQSIVSQHLFTVPIHEGMDTGLQRLEEGMFSRYNMTRRLFARGLLFGVNVFVTALFPFMGDFVNLFGSFALFPLTFMFPSMIVLKIKGECDGRWGRLWHWGIIVVSSAVGLATSAAAVRLILHNASVYRFFADT